Proteins encoded within one genomic window of Granulicella pectinivorans:
- a CDS encoding rhomboid family intramembrane serine protease: MARGPITLTFPPFHGATRRLVLISLGAFFAIAVLGSFSPDLLERLLGFVTLIPATLFHGQVWQLFTYEFVVTGILNTIFWLLTLWFFGSQLEDQFGSRWLTEYYLLTSAAGALFAALLAMTGLFRMSPLVAAAGPRGAILALLVASAYVSGEEMIRFNFIFTLKLKYLVAIYGLYYLAILILGPNRFGALTCLCCGLAGYLYMRYAPRRGFLPNASFNLSERYYAMRNDYYRRKRRNAAKKFEVYMRKQDREVHFDKEGRYVAPDDKDPTDKRWMN, encoded by the coding sequence ATGGCACGCGGCCCCATCACGCTTACTTTCCCCCCGTTTCACGGAGCGACACGCAGGCTCGTTCTCATCAGCCTGGGTGCCTTCTTCGCCATCGCCGTACTGGGGAGTTTCTCGCCGGACCTGCTGGAGAGGCTCCTCGGCTTCGTCACCCTGATCCCGGCGACGCTCTTCCACGGTCAGGTCTGGCAGCTCTTCACGTACGAGTTTGTCGTGACCGGCATCCTGAACACGATCTTCTGGCTGCTGACGCTCTGGTTCTTCGGCTCGCAGTTGGAGGATCAGTTCGGCAGCCGCTGGCTGACGGAGTACTACCTTCTTACCTCGGCTGCCGGGGCGCTGTTCGCCGCGCTGCTGGCCATGACCGGGCTCTTCCGCATGAGTCCTCTGGTGGCTGCGGCCGGGCCGCGCGGAGCCATCCTCGCTCTTCTTGTGGCTTCCGCCTACGTGTCCGGCGAAGAGATGATTCGCTTCAACTTCATCTTTACCTTGAAGCTGAAGTATCTCGTTGCTATCTACGGGCTTTACTATCTCGCGATCCTTATCCTTGGGCCGAACCGCTTCGGTGCGCTGACCTGCCTGTGCTGCGGACTCGCGGGCTACCTTTATATGCGCTATGCGCCGCGCCGCGGCTTCCTGCCGAACGCGAGCTTCAACCTCTCCGAACGCTATTACGCGATGCGCAACGACTATTACCGCCGCAAGCGCCGCAATGCCGCGAAGAAGTTCGAGGTCTACATGCGCAAGCAGGACCGCGAGGTTCACTTCGACAAGGAAGGCCGCTACGTCGCGCCGGATGACAAGGATCCCACCGACAAGCGGTGGATGAACTAG
- a CDS encoding M28 family metallopeptidase — protein sequence MLLTLLRRSAVLAVSLALPLAAQVPAAPADPAIAKALQQVSADRIQATITKLVSFKNRSTLSSMDKDLPPGTGILAAADWIEQQFQSYSADCGGCLEVKRDTFVEAGTPGTRILKDTQLNNIYAVLKGTDPAQSARRVLVTGHYDSRNSDNFNTHDPAPGANDDASGVAVSLECARVLSQLKFPSTIVFVAVAGEEQGLNGSRHLARLAKAEGWQLEAVLNNDIVGGDTTPGDTTQDKNKVRVFSEGVPGPATIEQVHLIQTLGSESDSPSREIARAILDNSRTYMGQHAQGAAPAGPGKARSMAMRLVPAFQPVMILRRDRFLRGGDHTSFNLEGFPAVRITEWQENFNHQHQTPRVEKGIEIEDNIKFVDFNYVAQVARTNAASLATFAAAPGVPQNVHVTTTNLDNNTELSWEPPVGMPAGAFYEILSRPTDQTDWTAVQPVHVTKITLAVSKDNTIFGIRTVDAAGHRSYAVYPVPARGIRNAPGVGVPAVQPVVK from the coding sequence ATGTTGCTCACCCTTCTTCGCCGCTCCGCCGTCCTCGCTGTCTCCCTGGCGCTTCCTCTTGCCGCGCAGGTTCCTGCCGCTCCGGCCGATCCCGCCATCGCGAAGGCGCTCCAGCAGGTTTCGGCCGACCGCATCCAGGCCACGATCACCAAGCTTGTGTCCTTCAAGAACCGCAGCACACTCTCCAGCATGGACAAGGATCTCCCTCCCGGGACCGGCATCCTGGCCGCCGCCGACTGGATCGAGCAGCAATTTCAGTCGTATTCAGCCGACTGCGGGGGATGTCTTGAGGTGAAGCGCGACACCTTCGTCGAGGCCGGTACGCCCGGGACCCGCATCCTCAAGGACACGCAGCTTAACAATATCTATGCTGTGCTGAAGGGAACGGACCCTGCCCAGAGTGCGCGGCGGGTGCTCGTCACGGGGCATTACGACTCCCGCAACTCGGACAACTTCAATACTCACGATCCCGCTCCGGGCGCGAACGACGATGCCAGCGGTGTGGCCGTCTCCCTCGAATGCGCGCGGGTGCTGAGCCAGCTCAAATTTCCGTCGACCATCGTCTTCGTGGCGGTCGCGGGAGAAGAGCAGGGGCTGAACGGAAGCCGGCACCTTGCGCGTCTTGCGAAGGCCGAGGGCTGGCAGCTTGAAGCAGTGCTGAATAACGACATCGTCGGCGGCGACACCACGCCGGGCGATACGACGCAGGACAAGAATAAGGTGCGGGTGTTCTCGGAAGGCGTCCCGGGACCGGCAACCATCGAGCAGGTTCACCTCATCCAGACACTCGGCTCCGAGTCGGATTCGCCCTCGCGGGAGATTGCCCGCGCCATCTTGGACAACTCCCGCACGTACATGGGGCAGCATGCGCAGGGCGCGGCTCCGGCTGGTCCCGGCAAGGCTCGATCGATGGCCATGCGGCTTGTTCCGGCCTTCCAGCCGGTGATGATTCTTCGCCGTGACCGTTTCCTGCGCGGTGGCGATCACACCAGCTTCAACCTGGAAGGCTTCCCCGCGGTTCGCATCACGGAGTGGCAGGAGAACTTCAACCACCAGCACCAGACCCCGCGCGTCGAGAAGGGCATTGAGATCGAGGACAATATCAAGTTCGTCGACTTCAACTATGTGGCGCAGGTCGCGCGGACGAATGCCGCGTCGCTTGCGACCTTCGCCGCCGCTCCGGGCGTTCCGCAGAACGTACACGTCACCACGACGAACCTGGACAACAACACGGAACTGAGCTGGGAGCCGCCTGTGGGCATGCCCGCGGGTGCCTTCTACGAGATTCTCTCCCGCCCCACCGACCAGACCGATTGGACTGCCGTGCAGCCGGTTCACGTCACGAAGATCACCCTGGCGGTCTCGAAGGACAACACGATCTTCGGTATCCGGACGGTGGATGCGGCCGGCCATCGCAGCTATGCGGTTTACCCCGTGCCCGCGCGCGGGATTCGCAACGCCCCCGGGGTTGGAGTCCCCGCCGTCCAACCTGTGGTGAAATAG